The Glycine soja cultivar W05 chromosome 15, ASM419377v2, whole genome shotgun sequence region TTTATAAGAGAATCTGGAAGTTAATAAAGGTTCATATAATAGCTAGGAATGAATTGAATCACTGATTTTATCATAACCTCCTTTCCTGCCCAAGATAACCTAATTTCCAAAGTTAacacttttaaaattagttttcaaaagtatttaatCTGAAATAATGTTAACAGAGCTTAAATCCAAGACTTTTATATAAGGAGATTGAGGCTGAGATTGCTCAAATCAATTGatgaatttgattcctttaaaataagtaaactgataatattttaatattcatcATGCATACAATAcgctttgttaattttttattaactattagaattatttattaaacCGAATTCGTTTTTAAATGTGACTGGGAAAATGAGGATACCTCACCTTTTATAAGAAAAGagccaaaatttaaattttgtgctAGATTTTCTACAATTTCAaaaacagcaaaaaaaaaaagtttcatttcAAAAGCCAAAACCTcaccttatatatatatgttcttttttttttcccttcatttCAAAAGCCAAAACCTCcttcattttaaaagaaaaaaaaatctgatttttgaAGTTAGTGAAGAGAACAACACTCGCACACCAATTTCTGCACATTCATTCAAACGAACCCACACCACTGCATACTAGTACATAAATACCAAACCCCGCGCAATTTGTGtaggattttaattttctttccccTCGTCGTAACAGAAGAAACCTAATTCCTCAAATTCTCACGCTGGACATGCTTCAATCACTGCGCGTTCTCAATTTGATCAATCAATGGGCGCGATGACCATCAACCGCAAGCGCCCTGAAGAATGCATGAATGTAAACCACACCAATTCCGATTCCCAGAGAAAACGTGCCAAATTCTCGACCAAACCCGTGCCGTCCGCCACCAGCGCCGTCGCGAGACTCTCCCGGTACCCGGAGGTTCACGCGCCTTTGGCGAGGGAGGTCCACGCGCCGTGCCGGCAGCGAAAATTCGAACGCGCTAGGGTTAGTGTTAGCGTCAGTGCCAGCGACGCCATGGGGAACGTTCTGGCCGCGAAGTTTAAGGAGGCGAAGCGTTCGGCGGCGGCGAAATGCAGAATCTTAGTGGAGGAGGGGAAGGAGGTGACTGAAGTGGACGCGGAGACGGAGAGCGAAGGGCGTTACGAGAATTCGAGTGTGGAAGGGGCGGGTGGCGATGGTGACAAGGTTGTTAGGGTTCAGCAGCAGTCACAGTCAACGCTGTCGTTTGATTCGGAGGTGACGAATGCGAAGTTAAAGGTGGCGAGTGGAGAGAAGGTGTGGGGCTATGAGACGCAACGCGATTTGGAAAATGTTCATGTGTATAAGAAGTTGCTTGAGGATGTTGGGAGGAGAAGTGACACGCTTCAGAGGCTGAATTTTGAGATTGATTTGCATGAGAAGCGCAGGGACTATTATAATTTGGTGCGGCCGAAGAAGGAATTGGTTGAGGTGATTATGATGACTTGTTTAGCATTTAGCAATCACTTTGTTGTCTGTTTGGTTGTTTAGGTGTTATTATTGTTGCTTAGTAGTGGTTTGTTCTTCTACGGGGCCGTGTTTTGTTTCTAGACGGctatgattttttatgttttcgcCATTTTTAGTGTGAATTTGGAAAATGGGAGGAAGTAAAGTGAGAGAATGTGGTATCGTTGTAATTATTAGTGGAAACAGAACAGAGATACACGGAGATGTTTGTTATGTCTAATTTTTAGTGCTAATGGGTAGGGTTGGGTTGATGTGGTTGATTGAGGAATGAGAAACAGGGTAAAAGTTACAGCAGTTTACCCAGTGTGTTGCCATGGATTTCAGGAAGAGGAAGTGCCGCAAGAGCCTTTTGTTGCTCTTACAAGTGAGGAGGAAGATGAGGTTGAACGTGCCTTTTCTGCCAACCGGTATGATTTGATGATTTGGCTATATGTTAGGAGGGAGAGTGCAATCTGTATTGTAGCTCATTGAGTGCTTGCTTATGCAGGTGGAGGATCTTGGTTACCCACAAGAATTCTAACATTGAGATCACGGGAGAGAAGTTTCAGTGCCTTAGACCGGCTGGATGGTTAAATGATGAGGTAAACTTGTTTGCTGATTATTAGTTTACCCCTTTGTTGTTGAGTTGCTGAAGAAATTTAGTACCTAACTGTATCATGATTTGACATTTTTGCACCTTGAAATTCAGTGATGGATCATGTACCTTTATTGTGAAGGTTATAAATTTGTACCTGGAATTGCTTAAGGAGAGGGAGCAAAGAGAACCACTGAAATTTCTGAAATGTCATTTTTTCAATACCTTTTTCTACAAAAAGGTAGAATACCCCTTCACATAATTATTTAGTGTTGACTTTGAAAAACCATTCCACCCTCAGATGATTGATAACCATTGTTAAGGAGAGGGGCCATTTTCCTCCTCTTCAAGCATTGGTTTCAGTTGAGCAAGACTttcttatcatttaatatataaatgagatacctcATCCAGGGCACAAATGGAAAAAATTGAATGTCTTACATATGatatacattttattatatttgtaatttagtttataacaaaaaaaatatatgtaatttagtCATATTGGTCAGAAAcctatgttttttaattttgaatgtttttgcAGTTAATAAGTGGTCCGAAAGGTTATGATTTCAAATCTGTCAGAAGATGGACAAGCCAACGGAATTTGGGATACAGTCTACTTGAATGTGATAAAGTAATTATGTTGGaaccaatttttcattttacttcTAACCATGTCAATTGATTTTCATACTGATCGATCTTTCACCTGATTTATTGTTATTACCAGATATTTGTACCTATCCATCAAGAGATACATTGGTGCTTGGCAGTTATCAATAAGAAAGATAAGAAATTCCAGTATCTTGACTCAATGAAAGGAGAGGATAGTTCTGTGCTAGAAAAGCTGGTAAATTTTTGTTCTATGTAATTTAACTGTAAATTCCGTAATCCAAGATCTAAAATGCTAATTAAAGATATTGAAAGTAATCAAATTGCCTCGGTGAGGTGCAGGCTTTTGTCTAGCCTTTGGTGCTTAAATGTACCTTACACTTCTTAAAACACCAGAGGTAGCCATTGTGGCCAGTGCTGTTTCTTCTTAGTTTAAGTTATAGTGACAAACTTTTGAAGCtttgaaatttcataattatGTCATTATTTTGTTTCACCAATGGCCTGAGTATTAATACAATAACACATTtcttgttgaaatttattttataataactgaGGAAAGATATACAAGTGTTTACATGTTGTAACGTGTAAGGTCTATTTAATGTTTTCCATTGATGTCTCTCAGGCTAAATATTTTGCGGATGAAGTAAATGACAAGACTGGAAAACAtattgatgtaaatacctggAAAAAAGAATTTGTGAAAGACCTTCCTCAGCAGAAAAATGGGTTTGTATTCTATTCTGCAAATCATTTAGTTTAGTATTTTTTGcatcagtttttcaaaacagaagaaatatgcaattAATAATGAGTTGTAGCTCTTACaacatttttgaaaataaaacacCCATAAGTATGTTTTCCCTCACACATAAATGAACCTAAtagaattttgcaaaaaaagtaTCCTGAAgcatataaatttatttcttacaaatatgtttCCCTTGTATAATGAATCTATTTTccttacaattttaaatttaatctttaagtTTATTGTGgagataagaaatatatatttaataaagggACTGATTTGATTAATAAGAGGGAGAAACAGTTCTTTATTGAATGGCTCTAAGCAaattattaagtgaaatatatattttaagcaTTGGCCTTTTGAACTTATATCAAGCTCTGTTTGACCTTGTCTATGAATTTCTTGACTGATTGTCGTTGAGATATTGCTTTTAAGAGTTATTCCCTTTTCTTACTTCATgaatatatgaaatatattgCAACTTTATCTGCACTTTCTTGGAAGTACTTCTCAAATTTAACTTTGAAATGAATGAATATGAAACGTTTTGACATTAATAGTTTTCCAATACTTGCTctatttttattccttatttttcCCCTATGCCTTTGCACGCCCAAATTTCCGGATTTGTTGCAGGTCTGAACAGTTCGAGCTAGCAGCAGTTTTTGGTGAATTATTTTCTAAACAAAAAGTTTTTTTGTCTGAACAGGTATGATTGTGGGGTGTTTATGATAAAATATGCAGACTTTTATAGCAGGGGTCTGGAGTTGTGTTTTAACCAGGTAGGACATGGAGCCTTAGATTTatagcagaaaaattatgtctttattttctatatatttggttatgttgaaatttttttcttttactccaTGTCTATCTCTAGACATTCTCGTTTTCAGTAAGTATGGAACTTACGCGTTTCAAATCTCTTTGAATCAATAACTCTGTAGTCACtttcaagaaatattttttattgtttcacaATTGAATTATTACTCTCTTCAATTCTAGGAAAACATGTCTTACTTCCGGTGTAGGACAGCTAAGGAGATCTTGAGATTGAAAGCTGAATGAGGAAAGAAATGACAGAGCAGCATTCCAATATATTGCTGTCGATTTTTGGTGTAAGATATTTTGAAAGgtcgttattatttttttggcagCACTTGGCGAAAGGATACAGCTGAAAGGATCCTTCACATTTGGCAATGTCTTAACAATAACCATCATACAGTTGGAGCATTTGTTAGCTTGGATACTAAATTGACTATACATATATGGTTGTGTTGAATGTTGCAGGTTGTATATTGCTATACGAGAGTTGATTATTAGACGAGGCATAGTTTAACGGTTAAGGTGTTATTTCTTTCTCCTCAATCCCATTCTTTCTATTCAGTTTGATCAATAATGTTCGTCCCTGATGTCCTGTGAATTAAGAGGAACGTATTGGTAGTTATTAATAATGTTTGTCCCTGATGTCATGTGAATTAAGAGGAAGTAGAGTTATGCAATTCTGGTGTATTCGTTGTGTAATGTTGGTTTCACGCCTAAACTGGTACATCTTGTTCCAATTTTGgtgtttaataatattatctcATGCTTGTTCCAAAAGAAAAGTTATTATGACAGACTCCTTTTATATGATAGGACAGTGGAACTTAGCATTCTATAACTATCTGTATTAGAGGGAGGGAGTTTTTGGGTTTTGAATCAAGAGTATCCATGGCTTCAAAGGTTTGATGGCAAATCTGTAAGGCGGTGCCAACTACAGATCTGGTCAGGAACAGAAAGTGGCTTGGCGATTGGACCACCTACatccttattattttcttttcttgggtCCTCATTCTCTGTAAGGCGGTGCTCATTTTGCtgtatctttcttctttttttattttttcttaaatgaaatTGAATTATAGGTCTTTGATTGTTGCCTTGTTGATTTAGCTTCTTTTCTTTCATGATTTATCCCAACCGGTGATAACCCTTTTGGACACCTTGTAACTAAGGCTTTAGGGTTATGCGGGTTGTTTGCCTTGTCTTGGTTGAATCTTAGAGTTTCACTTGCCATTAGCCTAGGAAGATGGGAGAGACTGTATCTGAGTTGCTATTCCATGTGgcttaataataaattgttttaatattcGGAAAACTTGATGATTTTAAGCTTTCTTTTCCATGGTTGAGCTAATCAACAGTAGCTAGCAGAAAGAAAAAGCATGCTACAACAACGGTCCTCAGAATACATACACAGTAGTGTAGTATACAACAACAGTAGTAGAGAGGCGTTTAATCTCttaaatgtgaaattaatttcgAGAGTGCATGAGAGAAGACATTAATTCAAAGGACCATCATTGTTTTGAGAGTGTTGGAGAGAGAAGGCAGATAGAGAGATTCATCTTTGCATTAGAGGGTAAAGGATTTGTTAGAATTGTACAATTATATTATGTTAAAGATAATATGGTTtgttagaattttaaataaaatagaatttaatttgaACTTTAAGATAATGGTAAACTTACAATAATAActaacttaatttaatttataagtaattgtaatttaaaataaacttataacatatataatgataattatttaagtttaattaaaaatagatttaatgTAACTTTGGGAtagctttttatgttttaacgGAAAAGCAAGAGAGGTACTCATCTAGGGAACAAATgagtttatttaatattataaatgagATACCTCATCCAGGGAACAAATGGAAAAAATTGAATGTCTAACATTTGTAATTtagtttataacaaaaaaaaaaatgtaatatagtCATATTGGTTAGaaacttatgttttttattttgaatgttaTTGCAGTTAATAAGTGGTCCGAAAGGTTATGATTTCAAATCTCATAGAAGATGGACTGGCCAAAAGAAATTGGGTTACAGTCTACTTGAttgtgataaattaattatgtcagaatcaatttttttattttacttctaTCTATGTGTATTGGGTTCATATTGATCTTTCACCTGATATGTTTCTACGTCTCTTCCTTTCAtatttgttctcttttttcttttccaaaatcctttcttttattCGCATACCCCAAACTTGTTCcattaaaattacaatattgAATCATCATGAAATTTGACACTaccttcaaaatttatttttgcacATTCCCACCATTGaaatttgcaaaataatgtctATATAGAGAGAAATGTCCCTCGCACGAAGAGAGTGAAATTGAGATTCCAATCTCTTCTCTTTAACGCTTGAAAAATCTAGTAgagcaatcaaaggaaaaacttGGGAAATCTTAGGAAACTGTTAGAGACGTGGTTATCGCTGTTGAAttacacacgtgagcccaccTAGAGGCAatggatgagtttatcgcagtTGGGGTTAGAGTGAACATGTGTTGGGATCCTTAAAGGATCAAATTAGGGTTAATTTTGGAGTGTTTTATGCCTTTTAATTTTGTCTGTACAATGACAACTACGAATTGCCCATGTTTGATAGATCAATTGATGTTGTGATGCAAATTGAATGGTTTAATTGAACGTTTGGCTTTGAATGTTAGAAACCTAGAAATTTGggaattcttgattcttgcatgttttcttgaaattgatAAAGGAGTTTTGTTCCCCATGATATGATCACATGTTATGTGCTATTCATTTTGAATTTAGGTGTGTTTTGAGGTTTGAATTGTGCCTCTTTTGTTTCACCAAACAGAGATTTTTTGCGAAGCACGACCGTGATTGGTgaaaaatcataggtttcataaaaaattatatatgtaaacaaattaattattagatcaaaattaattgtcacaaaatttattatgtaaatttacatatgcattaaatatgcattagaaattttagtgttatatatagcgacattaattattttataacataattgacttaCTAACTTAATTGGTTAGAGCGTCATGCTAATATCCTAAAAATGAATCTGTTTATTAGCAGggataattttggaaaataaacgaAAAAGTATTGAGTGTACAAGAAAAACGTTGGATGCACAAAGAAATTTCCTCTCTTCATTTGTAGGAAAACATATCTTACTTCCAGCTTAGGCAGCTAAGGAGATCTTGAGATTGAAAGctgaatgaagaaagaaatgactgaGCAGCATTCCAATATGTGTGGATTTTTGGTATAAGATATTTGAAAGGTCATTGTAATTTTTTGGCAGCACTTGGAGAGAGGATACAACTGAAAGGATCCTTCATAGTTGGCAATGTCTTAACAATGACCATTGTAGAGTTGGAGCATTTGTTAGCTTAGATACTAAGTTGACTATTTATATATGATTGAGCTGTTTGGATACAGCTGGTGGGTTGTGTAGAATGTAGTAGGTTGTATATTGCTATAAAAGAGTGGATTATTAGATGAGGCATAGTTTTAAGGTTAAGGTGTTATTTCTTCCTCCCCAATCCCATTCGTTCTATTCAGTTTGATCAGGCAACAATAATATTTGTCCCAGATGTCATGTGAAAATTAAGAGGAACGACgtgaatgataaatttattggtGCTTATTATGACAGACTCTTGTTTTATATGATGGGACAGTGCAACATAGCCTTCTACAACAATCTCTGaaaaattatgtgataaaataattttatacggTGATTCAATCACAacttatatgataaatttattaattattataataattatcttaaaaatcatacaaataataatttgtgattagataacagtataaaattatttttcagcaTAGTCAttaaacttataattttatattttcagtaaATTTAGAAAATCCTCATTTTGCAAAatattataattcctaattatgCAAGTCAGATAAGTATACCATTATCTTCAAGTTCTCATGAAAGTTTTtggaaaatttatgatattttgcAAAATCAGGAATTATAGTGAAAGTTTTAAAGTCAGATTAATAATGTTTCCTATCTCAAACCAAAATGGAGAATTAATTGGAAATATATAACCCACTGTAATAGATATTTTTCTAGTCACTATTGTAAGTTAGAGATTAATGATGTTTCCTATCTCAAACCAAAATGGAGAATTAATTGGAAAAATATAGCCCAATGTAATAGATGTTTTTCTAGTCACTATTTAGAAGTACCCAATCATCTAAGACATAATTAATTTCTCATTGTTCGACAGGTTTAATGCCCGCCTATTTTAAAGATGTAATGCAGGAGTTCCATAATAAATTCAGATTGTCTTAGTAGAAACAGAGAATAAAGAAATGATAAATAAACAACACAACTAAACAATTTCATGGCAGCCTCACATTACATTAGGGATTGGCTTAGTTGAACTAATATAATccaatgtattttcttttatgcgaattgttatttttaaaataatgcaagtttgaaatatatttagatTAATGGTACAGAAATTGTGATAAATATTTCATCTTTCACTAGTAAATCTAAATTGACATGGTCTACCaaatttacctaaaaaaaatcTACCTATTGCATTTTCATACTATAATTTACAAATCGAGTCATACTTAACCACATATTTTCATctcttgtaataaaaaatatgataaatagtaatttttgtCCTTAAAAGTGTGTGGCGCTAACAAATCTGTCCCTAGAAGatggaaaaacaaaaattagttgccgaaagtgtaaaaagtgaaacaaattcATCCCATCGTTAATTTTCGTCTGCTAATGTTAGGGAATTTACCTAGGTGGCATCCATAGATGAAAATGTCATGAAATAATTGCTCACATGACATTCATTGGTTGGCACTGAGGCGATGACTCATAGGGACGAAAATGTCAGTaatatttttgtctttgttACTACTTCAGTCATACTTAAACACAAGGTTGTTTATCCTTTGTTACTTCTTCTCTTTTCACCTTTTCCTTCCCGCCTTTTGAGACTTTTGACAACTTCCATAGCCATTGTGAAGAAATATCGTTCTTCCACCGTTGAAGACAAAGTTGTCATTTCGTGTTCTACTATGATGCGAAAGGTAAGAAAGCAATCCTCTTTTGAAggacaaaaatatcaataaattatttaatctagTGACCTATTTGTCagtaacttaaataaatggaggtgagataaaaaaaataagaaacacccaaagaggaagaagagggAGGTAGAACAAGAAGCTCAATCCTTCATTCATGGAGAACAATATATaagatgaggaagaagaagtAGTTGTTGCAAGTCTAACGGTAAAAAAGAGAAGGGATAAAAAAATCCTTATCAACAAATTAGT contains the following coding sequences:
- the LOC114385763 gene encoding ubiquitin-like-specific protease ESD4 isoform X2; translated protein: MGAMTINRKRPEECMNVNHTNSDSQRKRAKFSTKPVPSATSAVARLSRYPEVHAPLAREVHAPCRQRKFERARVSVSVSASDAMGNVLAAKFKEAKRSAAAKCRILVEEGKEVTEVDAETESEGRYENSSVEGAGGDGDKVVRVQQQSQSTLSFDSEVTNAKLKVASGEKVWGYETQRDLENVHVYKKLLEDVGRRSDTLQRLNFEIDLHEKRRDYYNLVRPKKELVEEEEVPQEPFVALTSEEEDEVERAFSANRWRILVTHKNSNIEITGEKFQCLRPAGWLNDELISGPKGYDFKSVRRWTSQRNLGYSLLECDKIFVPIHQEIHWCLAVINKKDKKFQYLDSMKGEDSSVLEKLAKYFADEVNDKTGKHIDVNTWKKEFVKDLPQQKNGYDCGVFMIKYADFYSRGLELCFNQENMSYFRCRTAKEILRLKAE
- the LOC114385763 gene encoding ubiquitin-like-specific protease ESD4 isoform X1 → MGAMTINRKRPEECMNVNHTNSDSQRKRAKFSTKPVPSATSAVARLSRYPEVHAPLAREVHAPCRQRKFERARVSVSVSASDAMGNVLAAKFKEAKRSAAAKCRILVEEGKEVTEVDAETESEGRYENSSVEGAGGDGDKVVRVQQQSQSTLSFDSEVTNAKLKVASGEKVWGYETQRDLENVHVYKKLLEDVGRRSDTLQRLNFEIDLHEKRRDYYNLVRPKKELVEEEEVPQEPFVALTSEEEDEVERAFSANRWRILVTHKNSNIEITGEKFQCLRPAGWLNDEVINLYLELLKEREQREPLKFLKCHFFNTFFYKKLISGPKGYDFKSVRRWTSQRNLGYSLLECDKIFVPIHQEIHWCLAVINKKDKKFQYLDSMKGEDSSVLEKLAKYFADEVNDKTGKHIDVNTWKKEFVKDLPQQKNGYDCGVFMIKYADFYSRGLELCFNQENMSYFRCRTAKEILRLKAE